The sequence GCACATCGCGGTGGCCCCCGCGCCCGCCACCACCAACACGGTCACCACGGGTCCGATCTGGGTGATGGCGCCCAGCGCGGTGCCGGTCCCCGAGTAGTCGGCGGCGCCGAACTCGATCAGCAGCACGTTGAGGACGAACACCGTCAGCACGGTGAACGGGATCGACAGCATGATGGTGGGCACGATCGACACGCGCGCGACGAACCAACTCTGCAACAGGAACTCACGCCAAGCGAACGGTGGCTTGAACATCAGCACGAAGGTGTCGAGGACCATCGCGACGAATCCACCGATCGCGGTGGCCGGCTTCGCCAGCGAAGATGCCGCGCCACGGGCCAGGCTTCGCTGAGGTGTTGCTAGCGCAACTTCTCCCATCTGGGACCTCCGATCCTGGGCTGGTAGTACCGGAAAGAACTCTGACCTGCGTCTGTTTGCGGCGGGTGAGGAACGTAGGCATCTCCTGGCCGATGCGCAACGCTCTTGTGCGATTTTCACTCAGCTCAAATCGCCCCCGAACAGTGTGATCTTTATTTAGAGCTATGACGTCTCAGAAAGATACCGCAACTTGGTCTCCGTGCAAATGCTTCTGTGTCATCGGATCGACGATCGGCGGCGGTGGTGCCGGCGAGCAGGTGCTCGTCGATGAGCGCGGGAACGATCACCCGCGGGTCGGACCGCCGTGGTCAGCCGGACGTGTCCCGGCCGGCGACACCGTATAGCAGCATCCGGCTCGCCTCCTTGATCTGGCGCGCCCGGCCCGGCCGCCGCTGCGCCGGCGAGAAGAGCCAGTCGTCGAGTAGCACCATGGAGAGGACAGCTCCAACGGAGAAGGCGACGGTGACCGGTGCGTCGACATCGCGGAAGTGCCGGGCGGCACTGTGTTCCAGCAACACACGCCGGACGAGTCCGAGGTTGTTGGCGAGCTTTTCGCTGACCCGGGACGCGGCGTCGGCCAACCCGGGATCGGCGCCGTTGACCCCGGCGGCGATGATGGTTCTCAACAGTTCGCGATGTTCGTCGGCGAGGTTGTAGAAGCCCTTGACGAACGACTCGGCGACCTGCGCGGCATCGGTGGCCGAGGTGGAACTGGCGTCCCAGGTCGCGGCCCAGTCGTCCACGAACTCGGTGAAGGGGGTAAGGACCGTCGTTTCGAACAGCTCGGCTTTGGAACCGAAATTGCGGAAGATGACCGACTCCCCCACGCCTGCCTCTACGGCGATCTGCCGCGTGGGGGTGGCGTGGTAACCCTGTGTGGCGAACAGTCTGCGGGCGGTGTCGAGGATCAGCCCGCGGACCTCGTCTGGCGCTCGGCGCCCGCTCTTGCGCCTGCCACCGCGACGGGTAGTCAGCGCCACTCACCTCCCGTCAGGTCACCTCGCCGTGACCGTGTTCCAAGCCTCACCCTGTGCAGCCTAGCGGGTGGGCCTGCACTGCTGGGGGCCGAGGTGGCGACGTTGTCCGGTACTGCGCCGCAACGCGGTTGGGTTCGCGCCGCCGACGACGCTCACCGCTGCGACGCGGCGATCTGACTGCTGAGATTGCGATGGACCGTCACGGTCATCGCGGCGATCCAGATGACGAACGCGCTCAACGGGAGATAGAGGCCGACCACTCCGTTCCACGCCATCGGGCCGGACTTGAAGAACAGGACGGCGCCCGCGGGCAGGATCAGGAGGGCGACCCACAAGTTCAGGTAGCCCAACCATCGAGGCAGGATCGGGACGGGACGCCGGTCGATCAGGATCGCCACGCCGATCGCGATGAGTTGTACCCACAGCGACCAGATCACGGTCATGAACAGGATCCAGCCCAGGTCGTGCATGCTCTCGGTCAGCTCGGCCGACCGGCCGTCGAAGCGGAAGCTGGTGGCCATCCACACCCCGATCGGGGTGATGAACTCCAGCGACAACAGCGCGCAGGACACCATCTGGACGTCGGCGAGCGCACGAGCGCCGTCGATTCGCTTGAGCTGACCGGAGATCGCGACGGCGTAGGGCACCAGCAACGCGGAGCCCAGCATCGAGATGACCATCCCGAACTTGATCGCGTTGGCGTTGTCGTCATAGAGCCGCACGATCGCCGCCGGGCCCGCTGTCGGACGTGACGGCGGGATGAAACCGGCGATGAACAGGAATGCGCCGAGCCACAACGCGAGCATGCCGAACCCAGACCAGATCAACACCCGATGGACCCGCAGCTCCATAGTGGACTCGGCAGGTGTCGCCGCGGTGTGCTTGCGGGATGCGGTGACCGACACGGAACCTCCTCGCATCTTCTGGCATCGCTGTGGGGTTGGGCGGTAGAGGGAGTGACACTAGCTATCGCCGATGGACGGAATCTATTTTCGGTTGCAGCCCCGTGTCAACTTGTTCTTTAATTAGTGCCACTCACGCTTTAAGCTAGTGCCACTCATTAATGACAACAGTGCGATGTGCGGCTTGGCCGGCACGCGCGCCACGACGGTCAGGAGGATTCTCAATGAGGTTGTCAAGCCGCTGCGGCAGTAGGCGTGGTGGGTTGATAGGTCGTGTGGTCGCGCAGCATTGCCCACAGAACATTGAGACGCCGACGTGCCAGGGCCAGGACGGCTTGGCTGTGGCGTTTGCCTTCGGCGCGTTTGCGGTTGTAATACGTGCGCGAGACGGGGTCGGATCGAATGCTGGACAGCGCCGACAGGTAGCAGGCGCGCAGCAGGCGCCGGTTGTAGCGGCGGGGTCGTTGAAGGTTGCCGCTGATGCGGCCGGAGTCACGCGGTACCGGAGCCAGGCCGGCGACGCCGGCGAGGCGGTCAACGGAGTCGAAGGCACTCATGTCTCCGCCGGTGGCAGCGAGGAATTCGGCGCCGAGCGTGACGCCGAAGCCCGACATGCTCACGATGATTTCGGCGTGGCGGTGGCGGCGAAATCGCTCCTCGATCATCGCATCGGTGTCGCCGATTTCGGTGTCGAGGGCCATCACCTCCTGGCCAAGCGGGCAACCATGGCCGCAGCGAGTTGTTGTCCGGGTATGACGGTGTGTTGAGCGTGAGCGGCCTGCAGGGCTTTGGCCGCGACGGCGTCGGCGTTGCGGGCCTTGCGTTTACCCAACCAGGCTGCCAGTCGAGCAGCACCGGCTCGTCGCAGCCCATCGGGAGTTTGATAGCCGGTGAGCAGCAGCAACGCGGCCTTGCTGGTGCTGTAGTCGAACGCGCGTTCCAGGGCTGGGAAGTATTCGAGCAGCTGGGCACGCAGTCGGTTGATCGTGCGGGTGCGATCAGCCACCAGATCGGTGCGCCGGCTGGTGAGAATGCGCAGCTCCACTGCGATGTCATCTCCGGGGCGCAGTGGTTGCAGATCGCGGCGCATCCGGGCCTGATCGGCAATGACGGCGGCATCTTTGGCGTCGGTCTTACCCTCCCCGCGGTAGCTGCCCGAGGCGTGGTGCACGGTGCGGCCGGGGATGTAGAGCAGCCGCTGGTCAGCGGCGATCAGCAGCGTGATCAGCAGGGCCGCACCGCCAGCGTTGAGATCGATGGCCCAGGTGACCTCACCGCCGTCAGCCATGGTTGCGACAGTGCTGATCAACTTCAACAGAGTCGCTTCGTCGTTGGCTACCCGCTGCGACAGCAGTCGCTTTCCCTCAGCATCGATGACCACGCAGAAGTGGTCCGATTTCCCAGCATCGATACCCGCCCAAACAGCTTGTGTCACTACCGCCTCCGTGCTCATCACCATTTCCACCAGCCCGGCAGACGACCACGCCGTCGTGTCCTTACACAGCGATCGAATCGCATCTCTCAATTAGCGGTCGAGTCGTCGCGGGACAGCGGGCGGCCAATCCTCCTCGGCCATCAAGGGCTGACCAATGAAAGCCATACCCGCTGTCCCTGGGTGAATCGAAGCCTAACTAAGGCCAGCGGCCCCGAACACCCTCCAAGAAAGGTAAGGACCAGTGATCAAGCAGATCGAGCTCGACAAGAGCGTGGCGAAGGCGTTTACCTGGTCCGCGGCAGTCGTCATCTTCGGGCTGCTCATCGCCCAGGGATTTCTGATGAACTTCTTGCCCGCTCCACCGCCCACCCTCAGCGCCGAGGAGCTGCGGCAGATCTTCGTCGATCGGCGTTTCGAGATACAGATCGGATCGATCGTCCAGATCATCGCCTGGAGCTTCTGGGCGACCTGGGGCATCGTGGTGACCACCTTCATGCGGAAGATGGAGCGCGGTTACCCCTTCCTCACCTACGCCTCCATCGCCCTGGTCGGCGGCGGCTACGTCTTCTTCCTGTTCATCCCGATGACCTGGGCGGTGTGCGCGTATCGTGCCGACGAAATGGACCCGCAGATCCTTCAGTTCGCCAACGACTGGGTGTGGTTCGACTGGCTGTTCACCTGGCCGCCGTTCGCGATCTGGTTCTTCGTGGTGGCGGCTGCGATCTTCAAGGACCACAATGTCCCGACCATCTACCCGAGATGGGTTGGCTACTTCAACCTTTGGTGCGGCTTCCTGATCTTTCCGGCGGCGCTGATCGTGTTCTGGAAAGACGGCCCCTTCGCCTACAACGGAGCGCTCGCGTTCTGGTTCCCGGTCGCGATCTTCTTCGGCGAGATCACCGTCATGATCATCGTGTCGCTGAAGGTGATCAACCAGCAAGCCGCTCGGCTACAAGCCCGGGCGGAGGCCGGTGATCCCGAGGTCACCAGCGTCGCGGTCGCCACGGTGGACGCCCGACCGGGCGTCACGGCCTAGCGGAACCCGGGGCATGGGCGCCCGTTTCGGGCGCCCATGCCGGTCAGGAATGGGAGGGTGATGGCGACCGTACTCGACAGCGTTCGTGCATTCGGATCGCGAAGACATCCGCCACGTGTGCCCGGCGAGGCGGGGACATGGATCTTCATCCTCGGCGACATGTCGATCTTCTCCGGATTCTTCGTCGTCTACCTTGTCTACCGGTCCGGAGACGCTCAACTGTTCGACAGCTCGGCTGCCTACTTGCAGCCGCTGTTCGGCGTGATCAACACGCTGTTGCTGCTCAGCAGTTCACTGCTGGTCGTGGTGGGCATACGTGCTGTTCGACTCGGAGAGCGCACACTTGCGCCCGGGTGTTTCATCGGCGCCATCCTGTGCGGAGTGGGCTTCTCGGTGATGAAGATCCTGGAGTACAGCGACAAGGTCCGCCACGGCATCACGCCCACCACCAACGAGTTCTGGATGTACTTCTACGTCTTGACGGGCCTGCACTTCTTTCACTTGCTGGTCGGCA comes from Mycolicibacterium pulveris and encodes:
- a CDS encoding TetR/AcrR family transcriptional regulator; this encodes MALTTRRGGRRKSGRRAPDEVRGLILDTARRLFATQGYHATPTRQIAVEAGVGESVIFRNFGSKAELFETTVLTPFTEFVDDWAATWDASSTSATDAAQVAESFVKGFYNLADEHRELLRTIIAAGVNGADPGLADAASRVSEKLANNLGLVRRVLLEHSAARHFRDVDAPVTVAFSVGAVLSMVLLDDWLFSPAQRRPGRARQIKEASRMLLYGVAGRDTSG
- a CDS encoding cytochrome c oxidase subunit 3, producing MATVLDSVRAFGSRRHPPRVPGEAGTWIFILGDMSIFSGFFVVYLVYRSGDAQLFDSSAAYLQPLFGVINTLLLLSSSLLVVVGIRAVRLGERTLAPGCFIGAILCGVGFSVMKILEYSDKVRHGITPTTNEFWMYFYVLTGLHFFHLLVGIGVLLYLTVKARKVILTAKELAFIEGGACFWHMVDLLWIVLFPLLYFVR